A segment of the Mercurialis annua linkage group LG4, ddMerAnnu1.2, whole genome shotgun sequence genome:
ccaaagtttgaatagtcctctcagactgaccgtcagtctgaggatgaaaagctgtactgaagtccaatcgagaacccaaggactcctgtaacgctttccagaacctcgaagtgaaaacagaacctctatcagaaacaatcgaaaccggtacaccatgcaaactgacaatcctgtcgatgtacaactgagccaacttcgaagcaggatacgaaaccttgatcggaaggaaatgagctgacttggtcatacgatcaactatcacccagatggaatcgtacccctgtcgagtacgtggtaaaccaacaacaaagtccatggcaatccgctcccacttccactctggaataggtagtggctgcagatagccaaaaggtctctgatgttccagcttcacctgttggcaagtcagacacttggaaacgtactctgcaacatctttcttcattccgctccaccaatacgtacccttgaggttatggtacatcttggtagatcccggatggacactgtaagctgacctatgcgcttcctccagaatctggtctctcaaactatccaaatccggaacgcacagtctagaaccaaacctgagaactccgtcaacaaaaacaaactcggaattcccatccagatggatctcatccataatccgtttcaattgtggatcctcagcttgtaaagctttaatcctatcaatcaaaaccggctgcacctgcagttgtgccaacaaactcccgttctgagaaacctgaaaaccgtagcccgaagctatcaaaccatgccactccctaaccatgggtctacgtccaacctcagaaatatgggccaaactgcccgaagacttgcgactcaacgcatcggctaccacgttagccttaccaggatggtactgaatagtacagtcgtagtctttcagcaactcaagccacctcctctgtctcagattcaactctcgctgatcaaagatgtacttcaaactcttgtgatcagtgaagatctcgcaagtcgcaccgtacaagtagtgcctccagatcttcagagcgaaaaccacagcagctaactccaagtcatgtgtagggtaattcacctcatgcttcttcagctgacgagaagcataggcgatcacctgtccatgttgcatcaacacgcaacctaagccaatctgagaagcatcgcagtacacagtaaaaccctctatgccagaaggcaacgccaaaacaggagctgtagtcagaatctccttcagcttcttgaaacttgcctcacacttgtcggtccactcaaacttaacacccttctgtgtcagcttagtcaaaggtgcagatatccgagagaaatcctgcacgaaccgacggtaatagccagctaacccaagaaaactcctgatctcggtaactgacctcggcctctgccaatccatgaccgcctcaatcttcttcggatcaaccttgatcccatccttcgacaccacgtgtcctaagaaggtaacctgttccagccaaaactcgcactttgagaacttagcgtacaactgatgctctcgcaaggtctgtagtatagtcctcaagtgataagcatgctcctcctcactccgagaataaatcaggatgtcatcaatgaagacgataacaaactgatccaaaaacggcttgaaaacccgattcatcatgtccataaacgctgctggtgcgttagtcaacccaaacgacatgactagaaactcgaaatgcccataacgcgttctgaaagcagtcttaggcacatcgacgtcccgaatccgaagttgatgatacccggatctcaagtcaatcttggaaaagcacttcgcaccctgtaactgatcaaacaagtcgtcgatgcgaggaagaggatatctgttcttgatggtagccttattcaactgcctgtagtcgatacaaagccgaaaggaaccatccttcttcttaacaaacagaactggagcaccccacggagaagtactcggtctgatgaagccactgtccagaagttcttgtaactgctcctttaactccttcagttcagcaggagccatccgatacggcggtatcgaaataggaccagttccaggaacaacgtcaatgcagaactcgatatcccgatcaggtggtaatccaggcaactcctctggaaaaacgtcagtgaactcattcactatagggacagtgttcatactgcccacctcaacatccatgtctcgaaccacagctaagaaggcttgacaacccttactcatcatccgctttgccttgatcgcagaaattagattcttcggtgtctctgccttttccccttgaaaagagaagggtagatcacctggaatccgaaactcaaccgacttccctcgacagtcgatcgaagcataatggcgtgccagccaatccatccccaaaatcacgtcaaatgaaagaACATCCAGAACAACTAAGTCAGCACGCAAGTCCCTTCCATGGATAGCCACGGgacacgatggatacacaacatccaccaccacacagtcagataagggagtagaaacagataaaggttcactcagatttgttggtgttacacccaacttagcagcaaaacacgtagacacaaaagaatgggttgcacccgcatcaaataaaacaagtgcatctacgaaagagatctgaagagtaccttgcaccactgcgttagatgcatgagcatcctgaggagtcaaggcgaagactctggcctgaccctgactctgctgctgagagctctgcccggtaccatagctgctagaacctctaccgtcgttgccacggcctccaaaaccacggcctccagaacctcggccccgctggccaccaaaagaagcagcaggttgagaaaaccctgctggtgcagagaacgctggtctctgactctgataggatggctgagcgacactagctgccgacatctgctgcccagatgcctgacactctctggcaaagtgacccggctggccacaagtaaaacagccCCCTGGTGCTAGACGACACTCGCccggatgtcgacgtctgcaattctgaCTAGCACCCCCGctgttaccgcgcccaaaactgcggctgctaccgctgttgcctgaactgtaggtgtacgactgataactcttcttaacacccctcttcttgttcttgtactgagaaggtgccgattggtagctactaccaccactctgctgtccagggccagaagacttcttggtctgagaaggaccagaaatcTCCCCAAACTGTAATAACGAACTCTCCAAACGccgagcactgtccactacgtCTGTAAAGCCTCTGCGTGTCTCAGTCAGCAAACTaacaaaatcgcgccctaaaCCTTTTATGTATCTTTTGTTCACCCTTTcctgatctgtctgcaagtccggcgcgaaccgacccaacctcacgaactctgtcgtg
Coding sequences within it:
- the LOC126676782 gene encoding uncharacterized protein LOC126676782 codes for the protein VLFDAGATHSFVSTCFAAKLGVTPTNLSEPLSVSTPLSDCVVVDVVYPSCPVAIHGRDLRADLVVLDVLSFDVILGMDWLARHYASIDCRGKSVEFRIPGDLPFSFQGEKAETPKNLISAIKAKRMMSKGCQAFLAVVRDMDVEVGSMNTVPIVNEFTDVFPEELPGLPPDRDIEFCIDVATIKNRYPLPRIDDLFDQLQGAKCFSKIDLRSGYHQLRIRDVDVPKTAFRTRYGHFEFLVMSFGLTNAPAAFMDMMNRVFKPFLDQFVIVFIDDILIYSRSEAPLTKLTQKGVKFEWTDKCEASFKKLKEILTTAPVLALPSGIEGFTVYCDASQIGLGCVLMQHGQVIAYASRQLKKHEVNYPTHDLELAASLKYIFDQRELNLRQRRWLELLKDYDCTIQYHPGKANVVADALSRKSSGSLAHISEVGRRPMVREWHGLIASGYGFQVSQNGSLLAQLQVQPVLIDRIKALQAEDPQLKRIMDEIHLDGNSEFVFVDGVKLEHQRPFGYLQPLPIPEWKWERIAMDFVVGLPRTRQGYDSIWVIVDRMTKSAHFLPIKVSYPASKLAQLYIDRIVSLHGVPVSIVSDRGSVFTSRFWKALQESLGSRLDFSTAFHPQTDGQSERTIQTLEDMLRMCILDFQGSWDTHLPLIEFSYNNSYHASIEMAPYEALYGRKCRSPICWEEVGERKLSGAEIIQITSEKVPLIKRRLETAFSRHKSYADPKRKDIEFQVGDFVFLRVSPMKGVVRFGVKGKLAPRYIGPYEISERIGAVAYRLVLPPDMSLVHPVFHVSMLRKCISDPSHVIVPQSVEIDQELSYEEQPVEIVDTQVRRLRNKEIPMVKVLWRNHSVEECTWETESDMRKRYPFLFP